AAGTTACCTTGCCAGGCTACGTGGAACAATAGGCTAGATGCCCACAGGAAAATAATTGCCACGTGACCGAAGTGGGTAGCGAAAATCTTTTGGTAAAGATTTTCTTCGGTCATACCATCATGGCTTTCAAAATCATTTCCCGTAGCGATCGCGTACCAGATTCGACGTGTAGTCGGATCTTGTGCAAGATCCTGGTTAAATTTAGGATATTTTGTGGCCATGTATTTTAGTCACATCCTCCTTAAACGCTTATGCAAATTGCTACTCATACTGAGCCAGCAATTTCTTGCAATTAAATCAACTGCCTTTTAGCCTTAAATTGGAGGTTAATCTAATAACAAAAACTGGCGAGTATTACGATAAAACACGCTTAATTCTTGGACTTACATCCTTGGTTAGGCAGTATGATGCAATTCATTCCTATTGAAGTAATAAACAAGTTTCTTACTATTACTTCCATCTAACTTAGGGCGGATTTAACTATAAAACGAGCTTGTAGCCTTCAACACATTTTAAATGGCGCAGATTATGTCAACTAATTAGCGATCAAGACAGCTTCATATTTAGCAAAGACTATATCAATTTTAAATATTTTGAAAAATGTTTACCAAAGATTAAGCTGCTTTTTATAGAGAAGTTGGTAAGTTCTGATGCCTACAATTTAAATTTTTTATGGGACTGGCTGTGGCTAATGACTTAAGGATTGATAATTCCGTAGTAGATAGCGATAATAAATAAGAAAATCGTCAATATAACCAGCGTAAAGCCATAACGTAAACGGGGGTCAGGTAAATCTTGACTAGTGATTACACTATCCTTTTGTACTTGAGTCTTAGACTCAGATTTACTTGGTTTTTTTGGATTCATATATTCAGGTGTGTTTTTTCCCAATGGAACATTATTTTCTGGGTTCCTTGTTTGACTTTCTTGTGATTGCATATGTTTTTGTGGCTCATATGCTGTCATATTTCCAGATATTGGCAAATAACTACATCGTTCTTGAGAATTACCTTGAGTGTACGAGTAGTCCTGTTATAAGGTTTATTTGATGTGAATTTTATTTGTAATGATAAATACTTTTTTTTAGACAAAGGCATCAACTTTGATTTTTAAGTTTTAATATAAAGTTAACAGAGTTATACTTTATGCTTAAACTCCTTACTTAAAATAAACCTACAAATGGAAATTTGGAAACCCAGATGAAAGATGACGTCGCGTCTCCATTAACCAAGAATAATTTTCACAACTTAGATAGAATTGTTTAGGAATCCGCCTTAATCTTGCTAGGAATATTGAGAGGCAAAATCTTATTCAGCAAGCTTTCAGTCAGCTTAACCTTTTAATTAAATAGAAGTTCTGCATATATGACTTTTCAACAAATATTCGGTAAACCACCTGAAACTCAAGCTAGTGCGCCAGGAAGAGTAAATTTACTTGGTGAACATACCGACTACAACGATGGCTTTGTTCTCCCAACAGCGATTCCTCAAAACACTACAGTACAGCTAGGTTTTAGCAGTGATGACAAGCATCACATTTATTCGGAAAATCTCCAAGAGCAAATTAGCATTTTAGACGTTGAGCATCCACCCTCTGGATTTGCAAGTTATATTTTTGGCTGTATTGAAGTTTTGAAAAAAGCAGGATACACAATTCCACCGCTTGCTTTATATGTCAATTCTTCCGTTCCTATGGGTTCGGGTTTATCTAGCAGTGCAGCTTTAGAAGTAGCAAGCCTTAGAGCAATTCGCCAACTCCTCAATCTCCCTATTGATGATGTTGAAATTGCCCAACTTTCGCAGCAAGCAGAAATTCACTATGCTGGCGTACAATGCGGCATCATGGATCAAATGGCTTCTAGCCTTGCTGACACCGAACATATCCTATTTTTAGATACCCGTACTCTAGAACGGCGTGTAATGCCTTTACCAACTGGAGCAGAAATTATAGTCATGGATAGCGGTGTGCCACGTACCCTTGCAAGTAGCGGTTATAACCAGCGTCGTGCTGAGTGTGAAGAGGCTGCACGATTATTGGGAGTCAAGGCACTGCGAGATGTAACTGATGTCAAGCTAACAGAAACATTACCCGAACCACTAAACCGTCGCGCTCGCCATGTGGTTACAGAAAATAACCGCGTCTTGGAAGTTTTGCAGGGAGTAACACCTGAGCGTTTTGGTCAGTTAATGAATGCATCCCATGCAAGTTTGCGAGACGATTATGAAGTTTCGGTGCCAGCACTAGATACATTAGTAGAAATTTTGCAGAACACAGCAGGTGTGTTTGGCGCAAGGCTAACAGGTGCAGGTTTTGGCGGGGCTTGTGTTGCTTTAGTGGCATCAGGTAAGGTGGATGCGAGGTTTGCAGCTCATGTTCTTGAGCAATACAGCCAATCAGGTTACACCGGACGCGTTTTAGTTCCTTCTTTGGGATTGAATGATGCAGCCTAAAGTTATTTATGGTAATGCCGCAGTTGAAGGGGCCAATCGCTGGGGTTGGTTTATGGGTCATTTTATCAGTCCAGATGACGACCCGCGGTCAACGGCAGTCCTAGAAGTAAAATGGGGTGTCCACAAAGCAGGAGATCAAAGAACTGAATGGGCAGTAAATAACGAAGCTACTACCATTTCCATCCTGATCAGTGGAAAATTTTGCCTTAAATTTGAGGATAGGGAGATTATTTTATCTCGTGAGGGTGACTACGTTCTTTGGTGTCCAGGTGAGCCACACTGTTGGGTGGCTGAGTCCGACTGTACTATTCTTACTGTTAGATGGCCCTCAAAGCCAAGCGATAGCGTAGCTTTGCCATTGTAAGATAGTAAGCAAAATCTGTACTCTGACAAACTTATAGTTTGTACTTTGTATTTTCAGAGTACGGGCATCGCAAATAGTTAGTAGATTATTATATTTCTCTTCTTTTAGGGCTTTAACGGCATCTAACTGCAAATGTCGCTGATTTTATCTTTTTATCTTTTCCTAACTGAAAAATAAAACTGATAGTTGCTTCTAGTTATAGTTATGGGTACGAGTAAATGTTAGATTTACTCAGTATAAAAAGTCAGCCAATTTAAGTTTTAAGTTTTGCGATCGCTTACCGTGGTTTTCCGCTCTATTAGTTATAGCCCGGTTAATAATTATGAATATTCATATCTGACAAAATTATTTGACATTGCTGTATTTACTAGATTCCTCAAACAATTTTGCTATAAAAATTGACAAGCCAATTTTGAATATGCTGCGCTATTATCGACAAGCGATCGCAAAAATTTGCTGTTAGAGTCTGATTGAAATTCGACTCTGAAATCATAAATTGGAGAGGATAACAACAATGGTTCAAAGTATAGGCGGTATAGCTAGCTACTCAGCTACCGACCTAGATCGATTTGCAGAAGAACTCAAGCGAGATGGAATTTGTATAATTCGCGGACTTTTTGAGCAAAAATTAATTGACGAGTGGGCGCAAGCTTTTGAAAAGTTATTTCGAGAGCGTCAAAATCAACCCGGCGGACTGGCTCCCCGTGAAGTTGCCCGCTAT
This region of Nostoc sp. UHCC 0302 genomic DNA includes:
- the galK gene encoding galactokinase, whose translation is MTFQQIFGKPPETQASAPGRVNLLGEHTDYNDGFVLPTAIPQNTTVQLGFSSDDKHHIYSENLQEQISILDVEHPPSGFASYIFGCIEVLKKAGYTIPPLALYVNSSVPMGSGLSSSAALEVASLRAIRQLLNLPIDDVEIAQLSQQAEIHYAGVQCGIMDQMASSLADTEHILFLDTRTLERRVMPLPTGAEIIVMDSGVPRTLASSGYNQRRAECEEAARLLGVKALRDVTDVKLTETLPEPLNRRARHVVTENNRVLEVLQGVTPERFGQLMNASHASLRDDYEVSVPALDTLVEILQNTAGVFGARLTGAGFGGACVALVASGKVDARFAAHVLEQYSQSGYTGRVLVPSLGLNDAA
- a CDS encoding signal peptidase I, with the protein product MMQPKVIYGNAAVEGANRWGWFMGHFISPDDDPRSTAVLEVKWGVHKAGDQRTEWAVNNEATTISILISGKFCLKFEDREIILSREGDYVLWCPGEPHCWVAESDCTILTVRWPSKPSDSVALPL